A single Lactuca sativa cultivar Salinas chromosome 8, Lsat_Salinas_v11, whole genome shotgun sequence DNA region contains:
- the LOC111878065 gene encoding pentatricopeptide repeat-containing protein At4g22760 isoform X2 yields MELQRSGLLPSTFTVASALKACARLGNGNGGIMIHGQIHSHGFCGDVYVETALLGFYKSVNDMETAKKVFDEMSERNVVSWNSMIDGYIRSGNLSIAEEFFSGMPNKDVVSWNSMISGYSRTRDMEKALRLFQEMPERNQTSWNVMLSGYVESDKIDLAQNFYNLMPQRNIISCITMIGGYSKCGDIESAREVFNDMFQKNQLMYNAMITCYSKNSRPKEALQLFDKMLQLKPNIQPDKMTLATVISACSQLGDFTFGSWIHDIYMKQIGITMDDHIRTALIDLYSKHGSIDKALKLFHELHKKDIISYTAMILGCGNNGKEHIAIQLFDEMMESKIRPNLVTFSGILTALSHVGNVEESYKCFNSMKRYGLVPTPDHYSLMVEILGRSGRLDEAYELIKSMPMEPHSGVWGALLLACSMHNNVELGEIAAKHCFELESDSSGYGSLLANIYAGVGRWEDAKRLRKRVHEKGSIKVPGSSWMDHLQE; encoded by the coding sequence ATGGAGCTGCAAAGATCGGGACTGTTACCTTCCACATTTACTGTAGCATCTGCTTTGAAGGCATGCGCAAGGCTTGGTAATGGAAATGGTGGGATTATGATTCATGGTCAAATCCATAGTCATGGGTTTTGTGGGGATGTTTACGTGGAGACTGCTCTACTTGGATTTTATAAAAGTGTTAATGACATGGAGACTGCAAAGAAGGTGTTCGATGAAATGTCTGAAAGAAATGTAGTGTCTTGGAATTCCATGATAGATGGGTATATAAGATCGGGAAATTTATCAATAGCTGAAGAGTTCTTTTCTGGAATGCCAAACAAGGATGTTGTTTCTTGGAATTCCATGATTTCTGGGTATTCAAGAACAAGAGATATGGAGAAGGCTTTACGTTTATTCCAAGAAATGCCTGAGAGAAATCAAACTTCATGGAATGTCATGCTCAGTGGTTATGTGGAGTCTGATAAAATCGATTTGGCACAAAACTTCTACAATTTAATGCCccaaagaaacatcatttcttgtatcacaATGATCGGAGGGTACTCAAAGTGTGGAGATATTGAATCTGCACGTGAAGTATTCAATGATATGTTTCAAAAAAATCAATTGATGTATAATGCCATGATCACTTGTTACTCTAAAAACAGTCGACCAAAAGAAGCACTCCAGCTATTCGACAAAATGCTTCAACTAAAACCAAACATCCAACCTGACAAAATGACATTAGCTACTGTCATATCCGCTTGTTCCCAACTAGGAGACTTCACTTTTGGGTCATGGATACATGACATTTACATGAAACAAATCGGCATCACCATGGATGATCACATACGTACTGCATTAATCGACTTATACTCCAAACATGGTTCCATCGATAAAGCTTTAAAATTATTTCACGAGTTACACAAGAAAGACATTATTTCATACACAGCCATGATTTTGGGTTGTGGGAACAATGGGAAGGAACATATTGCCATccaactgttcgatgaaatgATGGAGTCCAAAATCCGTCCAAATTTGGTTACATTTTCAGGAATACTAACTGCGTTAAGTCATGTTGGTAATGTTGAAGAAAGTTACAAATGTTTCAATTCCATGAAAAGGTATGGACTTGTGCCTACACCTGACCATTACAGCCTCATGGTTGAAATTTTAGGTCGATCAGGAAGGCTAGATGAAGCTTATGAGTTGATTAAGTCCATGCCAATGGAGCCCCATTCTGGGGTTTGGGGTGCATTGCTTCTTGCATGTAGTATGCATAATAATGTTGAGTTGGGGGAAATTGCAGCCAAACATTGCTTTGAGTTGGAAAGTGATAGTAGTGGGTATGGTTCGCTTCTTGCTAATATTTATGCGGGTGTTGGGAGGTGGGAGGACGCTAAGAGATTGAGAAAACGTGTACATGAAAAGGGTTCGATTAAGGTACCAGGGAGTAGTTGGATGGATCATTTACAAGAATAA
- the LOC111878065 gene encoding pentatricopeptide repeat-containing protein At4g22760 isoform X1 encodes MASEVVPKLTTLLKRFLTSKQLKQLHGLILVHGLNHLEGLVIRHLITSPSDYNQGIVHYLRLILRHSKQPDVASSNSAIRYFCDHGGFQEAFAQYMELQRSGLLPSTFTVASALKACARLGNGNGGIMIHGQIHSHGFCGDVYVETALLGFYKSVNDMETAKKVFDEMSERNVVSWNSMIDGYIRSGNLSIAEEFFSGMPNKDVVSWNSMISGYSRTRDMEKALRLFQEMPERNQTSWNVMLSGYVESDKIDLAQNFYNLMPQRNIISCITMIGGYSKCGDIESAREVFNDMFQKNQLMYNAMITCYSKNSRPKEALQLFDKMLQLKPNIQPDKMTLATVISACSQLGDFTFGSWIHDIYMKQIGITMDDHIRTALIDLYSKHGSIDKALKLFHELHKKDIISYTAMILGCGNNGKEHIAIQLFDEMMESKIRPNLVTFSGILTALSHVGNVEESYKCFNSMKRYGLVPTPDHYSLMVEILGRSGRLDEAYELIKSMPMEPHSGVWGALLLACSMHNNVELGEIAAKHCFELESDSSGYGSLLANIYAGVGRWEDAKRLRKRVHEKGSIKVPGSSWMDHLQE; translated from the coding sequence CTGACATCCAAACAATTGAAGCAACTTCATGGATTAATACTTGTTCATGGCCTTAATCATCTTGAGGGACTGGTAATCCGCCATCTTATAACCTCTCCATCCGATTACAATCAAGGTATTGTTCATTATCTTCGATTAATTCTTCGCCATTCAAAACAACCAGATGTGGCTTCTTCAAATTCTGCTATTCGGTATTTCTGCGACCATGGTGGGTTTCAAGAAGCCTTTGCTCAATACATGGAGCTGCAAAGATCGGGACTGTTACCTTCCACATTTACTGTAGCATCTGCTTTGAAGGCATGCGCAAGGCTTGGTAATGGAAATGGTGGGATTATGATTCATGGTCAAATCCATAGTCATGGGTTTTGTGGGGATGTTTACGTGGAGACTGCTCTACTTGGATTTTATAAAAGTGTTAATGACATGGAGACTGCAAAGAAGGTGTTCGATGAAATGTCTGAAAGAAATGTAGTGTCTTGGAATTCCATGATAGATGGGTATATAAGATCGGGAAATTTATCAATAGCTGAAGAGTTCTTTTCTGGAATGCCAAACAAGGATGTTGTTTCTTGGAATTCCATGATTTCTGGGTATTCAAGAACAAGAGATATGGAGAAGGCTTTACGTTTATTCCAAGAAATGCCTGAGAGAAATCAAACTTCATGGAATGTCATGCTCAGTGGTTATGTGGAGTCTGATAAAATCGATTTGGCACAAAACTTCTACAATTTAATGCCccaaagaaacatcatttcttgtatcacaATGATCGGAGGGTACTCAAAGTGTGGAGATATTGAATCTGCACGTGAAGTATTCAATGATATGTTTCAAAAAAATCAATTGATGTATAATGCCATGATCACTTGTTACTCTAAAAACAGTCGACCAAAAGAAGCACTCCAGCTATTCGACAAAATGCTTCAACTAAAACCAAACATCCAACCTGACAAAATGACATTAGCTACTGTCATATCCGCTTGTTCCCAACTAGGAGACTTCACTTTTGGGTCATGGATACATGACATTTACATGAAACAAATCGGCATCACCATGGATGATCACATACGTACTGCATTAATCGACTTATACTCCAAACATGGTTCCATCGATAAAGCTTTAAAATTATTTCACGAGTTACACAAGAAAGACATTATTTCATACACAGCCATGATTTTGGGTTGTGGGAACAATGGGAAGGAACATATTGCCATccaactgttcgatgaaatgATGGAGTCCAAAATCCGTCCAAATTTGGTTACATTTTCAGGAATACTAACTGCGTTAAGTCATGTTGGTAATGTTGAAGAAAGTTACAAATGTTTCAATTCCATGAAAAGGTATGGACTTGTGCCTACACCTGACCATTACAGCCTCATGGTTGAAATTTTAGGTCGATCAGGAAGGCTAGATGAAGCTTATGAGTTGATTAAGTCCATGCCAATGGAGCCCCATTCTGGGGTTTGGGGTGCATTGCTTCTTGCATGTAGTATGCATAATAATGTTGAGTTGGGGGAAATTGCAGCCAAACATTGCTTTGAGTTGGAAAGTGATAGTAGTGGGTATGGTTCGCTTCTTGCTAATATTTATGCGGGTGTTGGGAGGTGGGAGGACGCTAAGAGATTGAGAAAACGTGTACATGAAAAGGGTTCGATTAAGGTACCAGGGAGTAGTTGGATGGATCATTTACAAGAATAA